A single genomic interval of Lynx canadensis isolate LIC74 chromosome A2, mLynCan4.pri.v2, whole genome shotgun sequence harbors:
- the LOC115500922 gene encoding olfactory receptor 9A4-like, which produces MMRNISSATEFCLLGFPGSQELHHILFAIFFFFYSVTLMGNTVIIVIVCVDKRLQSPMYFFLGHLSALEIMITTITVPMLLWGLLLPGMHTVSLAACVTQLFLYLAVGTTEFVLLGAMAVDRYVAVCNPLRYNIIMNSHTCIWVVIVSWVFGFLSEIWPVYATFQFTFCKSNLLDHFFCERGQLLKLSCGDTLFTEFVLFLMAVVIIIGSLTPTIVSYTYIISTILKIPTASGRRKAFSTCASHFTFVVIGYGSCLFLYVKPKQTQAAEYNKIVSLFISVVTPFLNPFIFTLRNDKVKEALRDGMKRCCRLVKD; this is translated from the coding sequence ATGATGAGGAATATTTCTAGTGCTACTGAATTCTGCCTTCTAGGCTTTCCTGGGTCCCAAGAACTACACCACATTCTTTTtgccatattctttttcttctactcaGTGACATTAATGGGAAACACAGTCATCATTGTGATTGTTTGTGTGGATAAACGTCTGCAGTctcccatgtatttcttccttggTCATTTGTCTGCCTTGGAGATCATGATCACAACTATTACTGTGCCCATGCTGCTTTGGGGATTGCTGCTTCCTGGGATGCACACAGTATCTCTGGCTGCATGTGTCACCCAGCTCTTCCTGTACCTTGCTGTGGGGACCACAGAGTTTGTGTTACTGGGAGCAATGGCTGTGGATCGTTATGTGGCTGTCTGTAACCCTTTGAGGTACAACATCATTATGAACAGCCACACCTGCATCTGGGTGGTCATTGTGTCATGGGTGTTTGGGTTCCTCTCTGAAATATGGCCAGTCTATGCCACATTTCAATTTACCTTCTGCAAGTCAAATCTGTTAGACCACTTTTTTTGTGAACGTGGGCAACTGCTCAAACTATCCTGTGGTGACACTCTTTTCACAGAGTTTGTTCTCTTCTTAATGGCTGTTGTCATTATCATTGGTTCACTGACCCCAACAATAGTCTCCTACACCTACATCATCTCTACCATCCTCAAGATCCCCACAGCCTCGGGCCGGAGGAAAGCCTTCTCTACGTGTGCTTCTCACTTCACCTTTGTTGTGATCGGCTATGGCAGTTGCTTGTTCCTCTATGTGAAACCTAAGCAAACACAGGCTGCTGAGTACAACAAGATAGTTTCCCTGTTTATTTCTGTGGTAACCCCTTTCCTGAACCCTTTCATCTTCACCCTGAGGAATGACAAAGTCAAAGAGGCCCTTCGGGATGGTATGAAACGCTGCTGTCGACTGGTAAAGGATTAA